From the genome of Medicago truncatula cultivar Jemalong A17 chromosome 2, MtrunA17r5.0-ANR, whole genome shotgun sequence:
CCATTTGGTGCtggtaattgttttctttggatTAATGACTCAAGTATAGTATAATCATCTGATGCTGGTAATTGATTTCTTTGATCCAGGTTAACAAATCTAACGACGGGCCAATTCCAAACTTCAGTATTGGACTTACGCAATTAGAGCAGGAGCAAGCATCTGATGAcgataatggaaaaaaaaaaaaaaggtaaaaagatGGAAAAGTAGACGGATCAGATAAACCGTGGGAAAAGGAAACAACAATCTGATGACAAAAATGCAATGAAGAGTGgtaaaaagatgaaaaagaagcCGGATCAGAAAAAACAACAATCTGCTGGAGAAGAATCTGATGAAAAGAAGGTATTTTTCTATACATATTCTCAAGTATATTATTAATATACTGGCTGAAACCATTTGGCACAAGGAATGGTTACAGAAAGTTTTACACCAAAAACATTTGATGCtggtaattgttttctttggatTAATGTCTCAAGTGTAttattaataactttttgttaATCTCTCAGGAGTAATATACTGTTAATTCTGTGTTTCAATGCCTTTGTTTGTTAATActgtaaaattaaaaacaattggaATTTGTTAATACTGGCTGAAACCATTTGGCACAAGGAATGGTTTCAGAAAGTTTTACACCAAAACCATTTGATGTtggtaattgttttctttggatTAATGTCTCAAGTGTAttattaataactttttgttaATCTCTCAGGAATAATATACTGTTAATTCTGTGTTTCAATGCCTTTGTTTGTTAAtactgaaaattaaaaacaattggaATTTGTTAATACTGCTTGAAACCATTTGGCACAAGGAATGGTTTCAGAAAGTTTTACACCAAAACCATTTGATGCtggtaattgttttctttggatTAATGTCTCAAGTGTAttattaataactttttgttaATCTCTCAAGAATAATCATTTGATGctagtaatttttattttttttatccaggTTAACAAATCTGATGAAGCAAGTTCTGATAAAGAACATGGAAAGAAAAACTTGGATTTAGAGCAACGATTGAGGCACAAGCTTAGCATACCTAAGGTCTATGACCTTATGAAGTCAATAgatggaaaaagaagaaaagaccAGATAATTCAACTTTTGAATGAGAGTGGGTTTGGAGGAATGGTTCATATATGCAAATGGACAAAAATCCACACATTCTTTGTGGAATGGGTTGTCAAACACTTTGAAAAGGAGAATATGTGGATAAGACTGAGCAAGACGGATGTGCTCCCATTGAAAGAAGAAGATGTGCACAGAGTGTATCATCTCCCAATGGCGGGGGAGCAGATCAACATTAAACTTTGCTCAGAAGCAGCAATAAAGAGACTTAGGGTAGAGTTAGGATTGGATGGTGATTATTCTCCATTTGTCAAGGTGACAGAGTTAGAGATAAGACTGAAGAAAATGGAGAAACCAAAGGCATGGGTAAAGGGTGCAATTTGTCTTATAATTCACAACATGTTGTGCCCCAATAACAGCAACTTAGTTTCTCTACATTATGCTCAAGTATTAGAAGAGGCTTCATCTTATAACTGGTGCTTCCATGTTCTCCAATATATGAAAGACGGATTGCAAAATCCGGAAGTGGCAAATCCATTAGCGGACTTCCACTTCCTAATGGTaatcattctctctctctctctctctctctctctctctctctctctctctctctctctctctctctctcccatatttgtatttgtatgttGGCTGCAGTAATATATTCCTATTTTTAGCTTCAaaccattatatatatattcctatTTTCATGTTGGCTGTTTGTATGTCTGAAACCATTTTGCACAAGGAATGGTTTCAGACAGTTGTCTTACAAAACCATTCGATGtacataattgtttttattgGAACTGCATGTATACATAGACTATAGGAtcatgatgaagaagatgatgctAATTATGATGATACTAATTATTTTGCAGATTATTACATGGAGAAAATGGGGAAGAGAAGCCCATTCCTTATAGGAAAATACAAGCAGCCATCGCTTCGTGATTGGGATGGCAAGTCGGCAAACCAAGACCTTCAGAAGGTGCATGAGCTTATGGGACTGGATAAAGGATTGACAGTTGGGGTCAAAAGACTGCAGAGCACCGATGATGGTCTGCTTGTAATGTGTTTTGATGCAGAAACATGTCCACTATCTAAGGTGAGAGAAAATTAATGATATTCATGCAATGTTAATGTATAAAccattaattttcttaaatggtTTTAAGATGTTATATAGTAAAACCATTAGTATTGTTAAATAATTTTACTTGCTAGTTTAaatgtttttcttcatttttgttttaaactgATACAAATTAGTAGTATATATAAAACAATTGTTAATAGTGAAAGACTATTCTCCTATGAATGAGTGAATgctattattttctttcataataCATAAAACAATTGCACCATAATATTGTCTTTTTATGGTTTCAAAAATCCTAACAATACATGTAAATAACCCGATTGCAGGCAGAGGAGCATCTAAATTATTATAGGGGTTGCATACGGGTCTACACTAGAACCGCAGAAACCTTGGAGAGGAGAATAGCTGAGGCAAATGCTTCTACTTCTGCAAAGAATGACATAGTTTCAGCAGAAACAAACACATCAAATGAACCTGAAACTGGGGAGAATAAGACTTCAAGTACTGAAAAGTCTGCGAAAAATGATGCAGTTTCAGAAGAACCAAGCACAACCAAGGAAGCTGAAACTGAGGAGAATAAGAGTTCAGGTACTCAGAAGGGGGTGGAAGTACCTGAAGCTGAAACGAAAGATGATGAAACTGAGGAGAATAAGAGTTCAGGTACTGATGACAGTCcgtcatatcatatttttagtgtcattttaattaagtttttattcAAGTTCTATTTGTTTAGTACttaatttagagtcattttaaataaattatcattttcttatttattgagTCAAGTAGTGTATTAGGGCCTTTTATTACTATGATCAATGGCTAGATGAGATAATGAATGTGTGACATACTTTGAAGTGTTGAACAGGGGAAATAAAATGGTATTATCATGGTCACATGTATAGCACGTGGCAGGGGACTTAGAAAATACAAATCATATGCTCACACATATATCATGTGGCAAGGTACTTAGTAAAATGCAAATGGGCCTTTGACCCAAATGGCATTAGCTGACCCGTAAACAACAAATTGGAGGAGCCTGAGAGCATAAAACAAAGGAGCCGCACAGGAACTAAAGGAGGAAGGAAAGTGAACACGTTTTGGAATAAAACAGGCTCACTTTTGTTTATTTGGTTTTCATATAGAGAGATGACATTTCAAGAGAGACACACAAAGCAAAGTAAGGTGTTAGGAGTAGATTCTTatcaagatttgttgagacatcatgaaTCTAGGCATGAAATCTtcatctcttcttcatcttttgcaaagctatcatagacatatgtagctacatctacccttgtgggttttgaggtattcaaacaagccaTTATGtaatttcttgatcattcaatataTGATTCtagctatttattcaatattgttgttattcttgcatttaatgttttattgagattcaaaataatatggacacatacttttgaatctagaaatagaataacaatatatcttaagttatcactctagacatggatgttaatatttgataatcacttttaatctaggacttaatgcttttgggtaatttaatcggttgggaaatcgtcgattaaactattcaatcgactttgtgatcgtttaaatgtttgggaaatcgatgtttaaacgatcccttagaaataacgatatcatttggacacgaatgatattgccgagtgattgtgataatatcgtttaaaaagTTAGAATCTGTTAATtgatcgagagattgcagctgttacgcttggttgatatCTCTAAAGCTGCAATCTCTAACCCCAAGCAAAATGGTCAtatctcttctctatttattttatgtcaaatagtTATATAGTTTAcacaaacacacattttaaatccATACACTTAGAACAATATTGATTGTTGAATGACTTGAATATCGCGCTAGTCCCTGTGGAGACGATATACacaaaaatacttacttttgattgatagaaaaatactacatcaggTACTCAGAAGGGGGTGGAAGTACCTGAAGCTGAAACTAAAGATGATGATGCCAAAAGCAATGATGAAAATGTcgatgatgaagaagttgagaTTGATGCAAAGATCATTGATGATTCAGTTAAGGCAGCATGCAATATGGGAATGACATTGACACAGGAAACTATCTTGAAGTTTCCAGAGTTTTTTGAAGCTTCAAATGCAGGGTAAGAAATGattatatatgatatgttttaatggttttttatttatgatgtgTAAAACTATAATAACAAactaattgtttaaaaaatccaTCTTAAACCATAACTTTTAAAGTGTTTATCAATGGTTTTGATATGTGATGTCTGAAaactaaaatgtttttttaatggttTCAGGTTCAATACAAATTATTTAGAGAATCCAGCTTCAAACGTTGTTAAAGATGTGACGGATGGGGAGAAGCCTACAGAATGTGTCTCAAACGTTGTTATAGAGTACGAATCAAGCAATGTGATAATTGTACTTTAgaattgattaattatattctgcacaataacaatattaattaaaatctgCAAAAATAAACACTCTTATGTAATATTATTTGACAGTGCAACTCCACTAAGGTCAGTGATGCCAGATGAAATAATTAACTTGGACAATGTGCAAACAGTCAcgacaaagaaaagaaagaagcatAATATGCTTTATTCTGATAGCACATACCCTGAGCGTCGACGTGCAGTGAAGAAATCGAAGTACCTTGACAGCCCGTATGATGACGCTGTCCACGAGTCTACTGCAACTGAGTTGCAGAAAAATTTATCAACATATGCATGGAGCTCGAAGCTTGATCAGTAAGTGAAAACAATTTCTTATTTAGCTGTTATGAGGAAGCATTTTGCCGAGTCATTAATGTACAATGTCATAGTTCACATAAGTGAGATTATGCCAAAACATAAGCTTAGTGTAAGTGTGATGAGTATTAATTATAGTCATGTTGATTTTTTTGCCAAATTGgttgttttatttggtttttaagCTGTTGTTTTGAACTATGTTTGTATGTTGGATGTTTGTATGTCAAAACCAGTTTTCACAATGAATGGTTTCAGAAAGTTTCCCTACAATAccatttgatgtaaataatagttttctttagaactacatatatatattatagttttCTTTACTGTTCATTTCAATGTGTTTATTTTACAGTTTTATGCTATGATATTTTCCGATTGATCTTTTGGATGTTTGTGTCTGCCTTTGATGAGTGAACTGCCATTTTATGCTTGATGAAATCATGTTTCTAGTACTACAAATCCTAAAATGCTTAATAATTGTATAGGGATGAGCTTCTGTACTGCTCGAATAACAGGGCTCATGATTATTCTGTGGAAAGGATAGACTTGTGGTCGCTTCAACAAGACGAATGGGTGTCATGCTTTGTGATCAATGTCTGGGTCAACTGCTTAAACTGGAATCAACAAAGAGACAAGATGACAAGACTGGTTACACCCATGATTAACTATGTATGCATTATATTCCATGAATATTAatggtttattttattcattaagctgaataattgattttactgatttatttttatataaacagGTTGACCTTGAAAAACCTGGTGCCTTTGACAAAAATAACCCAGCTGCATTCACAAGATTCATCGAGAGACTAAGCAAGTTCAAGTACTTGGATTGGAAAACTATTGATCCTAACAGTCTAGAATACGTAAGTTTCAGTTCAATatggttttttaattttagtgcatgtttggatcTGCAGTAATACTCTGAAATACTATTAGTGTTGTACGTCTGAAACCATTTAACCCAAGGAATGGTTTCTGACACTTGTCTTACAAAACCATTTGATGTACATAATAGTTTTCTTTGGAACTGCATACATAGACTATAGTTTTATCTTTTGATGCATTTCACATATTAAATAATAGTTTGAGATGGTTGAAAACTGATTTATTAAATTACCAATGCAGTCTTCCAATCTTGTATTTATTGCATTGATGCTatcattttttgtatttataataCTAGTAGACATCATTAACTTCTAATCTTTGTCTAAGATGGCCCCAGAACATCTGGGTTTGAGATGACAAAATTACTCGCCTTTGAATATATGTGGTTAAACTGTTGCAGGATGGGTTTGAATAGTTTAATGGATATTGTTTTTGAACTCATTTTAAAGATAactcatggtggaaaacaaatatgtacagctttatcatgggattggatgaagagctatgggacatactggaagatggagttgatgacttggatttagatgaagaaggagttgTTGtggacagaagaatacatactcctgctcagaagaagctttataagaaacaccacaagatcagaggaatcattgtggcttctatacctcgcaccgagtacatgaagatgagtgacaaatccactgcgaaagctatgtttgcgtcactatgcgccaactttgaaggcagcaagaaggtgaaagaggctaaagctttgatgctagttcatcagtatgaacttttcagaatgaaggatgatgagagtatagaagaaatgtactcaagatttcaaactttagtttctggattgcaaatactgaagaaaagctatgttgcttctgatcatgttagtaagagtttgagaagcttgccttctagatggagacccaaagtaactgctattgaggaagctaaggatctaaacactttaagtgttgaagatcttgtcagctcactcaaagtgcatgaaatgagttt
Proteins encoded in this window:
- the LOC112419376 gene encoding uncharacterized protein, which gives rise to MKKKPDQKKQQSAGEESDEKKVNKSDEASSDKEHGKKNLDLEQRLRHKLSIPKVYDLMKSIDGKRRKDQIIQLLNESGFGGMVHICKWTKIHTFFVEWVVKHFEKENMWIRLSKTDVLPLKEEDVHRVYHLPMAGEQINIKLCSEAAIKRLRVELGLDGDYSPFVKVTELEIRLKKMEKPKAWVKGAICLIIHNMLCPNNSNLVSLHYAQVLEEASSYNWCFHVLQYMKDGLQNPEVANPLADFHFLMDHDEEDDANYDDTNYFADYYMEKMGKRSPFLIGKYKQPSLRDWDGKSANQDLQKVHELMGLDKGLTVGVKRLQSTDDGLLVMCFDAETCPLSKAEEHLNYYRGCIRVYTRTAETLERRIAEANASTSAKNDIVSAETNTSNEPETGENKTSSTEKSAKNDAVSEEPSTTKEAETEENKSSGTQKGVEVPEAETKDDETEENKSSGTQKGVEVPEAETKDDDAKSNDENVDDEEVEIDAKIIDDSVKAACNMGMTLTQETILKFPEFFEASNAGATPLRSVMPDEIINLDNVQTVTTKKRKKHNMLYSDSTYPERRRAVKKSKYLDSPYDDAVHESTATELQKNLSTYAWSSKLDQDELLYCSNNRAHDYSVERIDLWSLQQDEWVSCFVINVWVNCLNWNQQRDKMTRLVTPMINYVDLEKPGAFDKNNPAAFTRFIERLSKFKYLDWKTIDPNSLEYDGFE